The sequence below is a genomic window from Variovorax paradoxus B4.
ACGTACCGTGGCCACGTTGCAGCACTCTTCGCGTGTGATTGCATCTCCAAGTTCAGTCAAGGTTGTCCCCGTTTTTCACGCCTACAGATGACGACGTTGCCGATGCGTGATTTCGACGTGCAACGATTCGTATATGCAATTAACTATGCACCTGTGAAGTGTAGTCGTCGACAAGCCAGGGAGAAATGGGTGCGATCTCGACTTAGGTGTTTTCACCTATGCATGATTGACTTCACCCATGAATTTAAATATCGTTGCGCCGTGCTTCGACTGTCGGGCACGAACGACCGTTTCGCTAAGGCGCGAACTGCGTGAACACCGTGACATTTGCGGCGACGTTCCAAGTGACTGCCAAGACACCGCCGCGCGTGGCGCATCCCTTCGACTTCTCAAAAGGACCACACATGAACTTCAAGTTCCATCACATGAATCTGTGCACTGACAGCCTGCCCAGGCTCACCAAGTTCTATCAAACGCTGTTCGACCTCGGAACGATCAAGGATGAAGAACACACGGTCGTCAGCGGCCAATCCCCGAGCCGCCCCTACACCGGCAAGGTCGACTTTCTGAGCGACGGCGCGATCGAGTTTCACTGGGCAGAGCGCGACCTCGATACAGGCTTCAAGATGAAGCAGTTCGTCAATCCGATGGCTCATGGTCACTTCTGCTTCCGGACCGACGACATCAAGGGCTTCATGCGCAGGTGCGACGAACTGGGGATCCGCTATTCGGACTACGGCACTTGGGCGATCCCGGGTTGGTACCAGGTCTTCCTGCAGGACCCGGACGGCAATGTCATCGAGGTGCACCAGCCGGGCGTGTTCGGCAAGTGAACTCCATGCTGCTGAAAGACAAAGTCTGCATCGTGGCTGGCGCCGCGTCGACATGCGGTATCGGCTACGCAACCGCGGAACTGTTTGTTGAACATGGAGCGAAAGTTGTCATCGTCGACGTGGCGATTGACGAACGCTCAGGTGCGGCTCTCGAGGCGTCGATCCGCCAAGCGACACGCTCCGATGCCGAAGTGCTCGCCGTTCGATGTGACATAGCGAACGCCGCAGACTGCGACCAAATGGTCAGCGCGGCGATCAAGCGCTTTGGAACCGTCGATTGCCTCGTCAACAGCGCCGGAATCGTCAGGGCGAAGCCCCTCGTGGAGATCAGCGAGCAGGAGTATGACCTCGTGGTCGACGTGAACCTCAAGGGCGCATTCAACCTTTGCAAGAGCGTGCTTAACTTCTTCTTGCAAAAACAGAATGGGGTGATCGTCAATGTCGCGTCAGCGGCTGCGCAGCGAGGAGGTGGTCTCGTGGGCGGCGCGCACTATGCAGCAGCCAAGGGTGGCGTGATCAGCCTTACCCGAACCATCGCACGCGAATATGGGGCGCAAGGCATTCGCGCCAATGTGATCTGCCCCGCGATGATCGAGACGACCATGTTGGACGGCCTCTCGGACGAGAGGCTGCTGGGCATCATCGATGGCATTCCGCTGCGACGTACCGGGACGACCAGAGAGGCGGCCGGCGTCTGCCTTTTCCTGGCCTCCGATCTCTCTGCCTACGTCACGGGGGCCACGCTGGACGTCAATGGCGGAAGCCATATCCACTAGGGGCGAGAAGCCCACCGTTTCCACCATGCGCGCGAGCCGCGCTTCTCAACCCATCGGCCGCAAATGGCCAGACTAGGAGACAAAAAATGATGCAACGTCGTACTGCCCTCAAGACGCTGGCCAGCGCTGCCGTCGCGACCTCAATGCCAGGCTTGGCGTTCGCGCAAGGCAACAAGATCTCGATGAAGCTGGGCATCTCGCTCGCGCAATCGCATCCCACCGTCGTGGGCTTGCAAGCCGCCTGCGCGGAGATCCTGAAGGAGTCCAATGGCCAGTTGGCCATCGAGGTGTTCCCTAACAGCCAACTCGGCAGCGACACGGACATGATCTCTCAGGTTCGCTCGGGTGCCATCGAGATGATGGCGACGGCAAGCGGTGTCTTCGCGACTCTGATTCCCAGTGCAGCAGTAGCCGTGACGCCGTTCGTGTTCCCCGACCTGGAGTCCGCTTTCCGCGCCATGGACGGTGACCTGGGCGCCCACATCCGCGCCGGCTTCACGAAAGTCAACCTGGTGCCGCTGGGCAAGGCATGGGATCACGGGTTCCGTCATGTCACGATGAGCACCAAGCCCGTCAAGACGGTGCAGGACCTGCAGGGCGTGAAGCTCCGCGTACCTGCGACGCCGGTGCTCCAGCAGACTTTCAAGGCGCTCGGGGCGTCTCCCACGACCATCGGCATCGGCGAGGCCTATACGGCGCTGCAAACCAAGGTCGTGGACGGCCAGGAGAATGGGCTCGCCATCATCGAGGCCCAGCGCTTCTATGAAGTCCAGAAGTACTGCTCGCTCACAGGACATGCGTGGGAGTGCTTCTGGATCGCTGCCAACCCGCGTACCTGGAGCGTGGTGCCCGAGAACCTGCGTCAGATTGCTGCCCGCGCCTTCGAAGCGCACGCCGTGAAGACGCGCGCCGCCATGGCCAGCCTCAATACCTCGCTCCAGGAAAGCCTGAGCAAGCGCGGATTGGTGTTCAACAATGTCGATCCCAAACCGTTCCGCGAAGCGCTGCAGAAGGCCGGGGCTTACAAGGAATGGAAGAGCAAGTTCGGCGATGAAACCTGGGCCTTGCTCGAGAAGTACGCAGGCAAGCTGGCCTGAGCAGGAAGGAAGAGACATGACTCACGCAAGCCAAGCAGGCGCCATGCCTATGCTGGAGGACGGGATGTTTCCCGCAGAGGGCGAGAGCCGACCGAAATCCGGCTGGATCATCCCACTCGAGGTCGTCGCCGCCCTCCTGATCGCAGGCATCGTTCTGCTCCTGTTCGGCGGAGTCGTGTCCCGGTACGTCTTCTCCCAGCCCATCGACTGGATCGACGAGACCGTGTCGATGGCATTCATCTGGGTCGGGATGATCGGTGCGGCCATCGCGATGCACAGAAACGAGCATCTCCGATTGGCGACATTCGTGGACAGGCTGTCGCCGAGAACCCGTGAATTCGTGAATGCAGTCGCGCTTGTGTGCGTTGCCGCGTTCCTGATCGCGCTTATTCCGCCTGCGATCGAGCACGCGAAGCAGGAATGGGTGATCGAGATGCAGACCCTGCACATCCCGAACACCTTCCGCGTCGGCGCCATCGCGGTCGGCGCCCTGCTCATGCTCGCCGTGGTCCTGCTGCACGTGGCTCGCACGGTTCCCAAGGCCCAGTTGGCAGGGGCCGCTGTCATGGTCGGCGGCGCCGCCCTAGCGTTCTACCTTTTGTCGCCGTTCATCGCCCAGTTCAAGGTGGGAAGCCTGGTCCTGTTCCTGGTCGGCGTCGTGGCACTGCTGCTGGCCGCAGGGACACCGATCGCCTTCTGTTTCGGGATTGGCGTCATGGGGTACCTCGCGTTCGGGACCGCGGTCCCGATCGGTGTAATCGTCGGCCGGATGGACGAAGGCATGTCAAATCTCGTTCTCGTCTCGGTTCCCGTTTTCGTGCTGCTGGGGTGCATCCTGGACGCGACTGGCATGGGGAAGGCCATCATCGACATCCTCGCGGCCCTCATCGGACACATCAAGGCGGGCATGTCCTATGTGCTGCTGGGGTCGCTCTTCATCGTGTCCGGCATCTCGGGCTCTAAGGTCTCCGACATGGCGACAGTCGCTCCGGCGCTGTTCCCCGAAATGACGCGGCGCGGGAACAAGCGACCCGAGATGGTGGCGCTTCTGGGAACGGGGGCGGCAATGGCGGACACCGTGCCGCCGAGCATCGTGCTGATCGTTCTCGGGTCGGTGGCCGGCGTATCCATCGCCGGTCTGTTCCAGAGCGGGTTCGTGATTGCGATGGTGCTGCTGCTGACGCTAGTGGCCGTTGCGCGCTGGAAGGCCAGGAAAGAGCAGACCGATGGCACGAAGCGACCGGCGTGGAACAAGATCGGACGCCTGGCACTGATCGCCGCTCCGGCGCTTGCACTTCCCTTCCTGATTCGCAGCGCAGTGGGCGAGGGCGTGGCGACGGCAACCGAGGTGTCCACCATCGCCGTGATCTACGCGCTGATCGTCGGACATGTGCTCTATGGTGGCCTTCGTTTCGGAAGGCTCTACGGAATGCTGGTCGAAACGGCCGCGTTGAGCGGAGCGATTCTGATGATCCTGGGCACAGCGTCAGCGATGGCGTGGGGCATTACCCAAAGCGGCGTGGTGCAGGTGATGTCGCAGTTCCTGACGACGATGCCCGGCGGTGCGTTCGCCTTCATGGCCGCCTCCATCGTGATCTTCGTGGTGCTCGGATGTCTGCTGGAAGGGCTGCCAGCGGTCCTGCTGCTTGCGCCGATCATGTTTCCCATCGCGAAAAAGCTCGGGATCCACGACATCCAATACGCCATGGTCATCGTCTCCTCGATGAACATCGGCCTGATGTTGCCGCCCGTCGGCGTGGGCTTCTACGTGGCCTGCCGGATCGGGGAAGGCCGGCCGGAGGAGGTCATGCGGGCCATCTGGCCCTACATGGCGGCCCTGCTCGTCGGCGTGATCGTGATCGCGACCGTCCCGGCGCTTTCGACCATTGCCCTGTAGCGCGAGGACCTCCACGATGAAAGTGTTCATGACCGGCGCCGCCGGCTATATCGGGGGCAGCATCGCCGCGCGACTGGTCGCCGACGGCCATGTTGTTCGGGGGCTGGTGCGCGACGGCGCAAAGGCCGACCTTCTCCGCACGCGAGGCGTCGAGCCCGTTCCCGGCAGCCTGGACGACAGCGAAGTCCTGGCCCGCGAGGCACGCGACGCGGATGGCGTCGTAAACACCGCCAACGCGGATCATTTGCCTTCGCTGGAGGTGATGCTCGCAGCGCTGGAAGGATCCGGCAAGCCGCTTCTGCACACCAGCGGCTCGAGCGTCATCGGCGACGATGCCCGCGGCAACCGCCCCTCGGACACCGTCTTCGATGAAGACACGCCGTTCGTGGTCGAACCCGGCAAGCGCGCCCGGCACGCGCTCAACGAGGCCGTGCTGGCCGCCGCAAGGCGCGGTGTGCGCACGGTCGTGATCTGTCCGACCTTGATCTACGGTGCGGGCAGAGGATTGAACCCGCACAGCATTCAGATCCCATTCCTTGTGGAGCAGGCGCGAGCACAAGGTGTGGTGCGAGTCGTGGGCCACGGCCTCAACCGCTGGTCCACGGTGCACATCGACGACCTGACGGACCTGTACGCGCTTGCGCTGGACAAGGCGCCGGCCGGCTCCTTCTACTTCGCCGAGAACGGAGAAGCCTCGTTCGCAGCCATCGGCGAGGCTATCGCCGCTCGCCTTGGGACAACCGGTGTCGAGCCGCTCCCGGCAGAGGAAGCGGCAAGGCTGTGGGGGCCGGGCCGCGCGTACTACACCTATGGAAGCAACAGCCGCGTCTTCGCAAGGCGAGCGCGGCGCGAATTGGGATGGACGCCTCGCCATGATTCCGCGCTGGCGTGGATCCGCAACGAGATGCCCATCTGAGGAAAGACGAACGATGATCCTGGAACTTGCCGACATTCGCGTCCATTCCGGCCAGCAGGCCGAGTTTGAACAGGCCGCGCGCCATGGCCTCGAAACGGTTCTTTCGAAGGCGGATGGCTTTCGCAAATACGAGGTACGCCGAAGCGTCGAAACTCCCGAACGATTCGTACTGCTGATTCACTGGGACACTCTGGAAGACCACACAATCGGGTTTCGCGCGTCGCCGGCATATGCGCAATGGCGGGCTATCGTCGGCCCCTTCTTCGCGCAACCTCCCTTCGTCGAGCATTTCGAGTTCTGCGCCTCGCTTTCGGCATGATGCCCCGGACCTCCTTCTTCGAAGGGCGGGAGTAGGGCCCCGCGCGAAGAGGCTGCCCAAGGTCTTTCTGTCGCGCCTCTCGGAGTGATGGACGGGAGCTACGTCGCGAAGAGCACGCGCTATTTGTCGCTCAGGCTGGCGCAAGTCGCGTTGCTAGATTTGCTAGCAACGCGGGATGAGGTTCGTGCCCGACGCCGGGCGCCAAGTCCAAGGTCGCGTCAACGCCCAATTCAAGCAGCCGCGCTTGCGCGGACTGTCCCAGAGCAGCGGGCATCACTGGGTCTGCACTGCCATGCAAAAGATGAATCGCAGCGGCGGATTTCTGCTGCGGCAGCGTGGCGAATCGTCCCGCAATGGCGACGATGCGCAGCGCGGGAGGCGCTGCGAGCTTGGTGGATTCGAGCGCCATGATCGCGCCCTGTGAGAAACCGGCGATCAACGTGCGTTGTTCATTGACACGCGAAGCCTGCTGCCAGTGCCGCACGGTCGCCACGAAGACTGGCATGGCCGCATCCACGCGTGCCTGGCGATTGGCCTCGGTCACGTTGCGCACCGAGAACCACTGGAGTCCGTTGGAAATATCAGAAGGTTCGGGCGATGCGACGCTGACCACCATGGCGTTTCGGTCGTGGTTGGTGAACCAGCGCGCGACGCCCAGCATGGATTGCGGTACGGAGCCGACACCGTGCGTGAGCAGCACCAGACTGGACGCTGGGCCTTCGGGTTGTTGGACGATGATGGACATGGAAGACACGTGCTTTTTTCCTGGACATGCGATGAGTCAGGCCGCGGCGGACACGCCGGGCAGTTCACCGAATACGTAACCTTCCATCGAAAGTACACCGTAGGTGACGCCGCCTTCGATGACTTCGACAGGTTCCCCCGCGCTGCTGGTACCGGCTGCGACGAGCAGCGGCAAGTAGTGCTCGTCCGAAGGGTGGGCGCGACGGCCGTGCGGGGCACCTCGGAGGTCGACCAAGGCGCTCACGTCATGCTCAATGGCCGCCCGGCGTGCCCACTGCACGAACTCTCGCACGTAGTCCTCGGGCGCCTCGGTTTCGGACTGGTGGAACTCATACAGGTTGTGCGTGAGGCTGCCCGAACCCACGACAAGTACACCTCGCTCACGCAACGGCGCCAGAGCGCGCCCGAGGGCGAGTGCATTGGCGGGACGCAGTTCAATCGGCAGCGACAGTTGAAACACCGGCACCGATGCGTCAGGCAGCATGTGCATCAGCGGCACCCAGGCACCATGGTCCAGCCCCTGCTCATCCACCAGTTGCGCGGAGAGCCCGGACTGCGTCAACAACTCGGCCACCTCACGCGCTACGTCCGGCGCCCCTTCAACGGGGTAATGCAGCGCGTACAACGATGCGGGGAAACCGCCGAAGTCGTGGACGGTCTGAGGCCGCGCACTGGCCCCGATGCGCAGGCCGCGGGTGCGCCAGTGCGGCGATATCACCAGGACGGCCCGCAGCCCGGACAGCGCGAGGACACGTTTGCCGATGGCGTGCAGCAGCGGGCCGGCCTGACCAGGTTCCGCCGCAAAGGTGGGGGCACCGTGTGAGACGAAGAGAGCAGGAAACTTCATGGGACGCTCCTTGGCGCTGGCGTCCCCCGCGCCGCAAGGCACAGGGGACGCAGGCGGACTACTTGACGAGGCCGAACGGGTCTTTCACCGGGCGCTTGGCGGGGTCGGCGTTGTTCCAGAATTGCTGCACGATCCAGCCGTACTCGGGCAGGCCGTTGATGAACGGCGGCAGCATGTCGTTGCCCGACGGAAGCTTCCAGTCGGCCTGCAGCTCCGCACCGAGGGCATAGACGGTGTTGAGTTGCGCGCCCGCGGCACTCATGCGCTGCATCGCGGCTTCGGCTTCGTACTTGCTCCAGGCGCCCGATGCATCGACCACCGGGTGTACAACGTAGCCGTCGTTGATCATCGCCAGCGTCGGCAGCGCCACGCATGTACCCAGCGTCACACCCGAGATGATGATGTGCTTGCGGCCCGTCTTGGCGACCAGGTTCTCCAGTGCCTTGCGGAAGGTCGGATCCTCGTAGGCGTTGATGATGCCGGTGCGGCGGTAGATAGGCTGGTCCTTGAAGATTTCCTTGAGTTCCGGCAGCAGGTCGCCGTTCTGCCATTGGGCATTCGATGACGACAGGAGCACCGGGATCTTGAGAGCCTTGGCCATCTGCGCCAGCGACACCACATTGGCCTTGTAGCCCGAGGCTTGGGCGAAGTCGCGCACGCTGGCCATCAGGCCGACCTGATGGTCGATGAACAGGATGATGCTGTTGTCGGGGGTGGGCTTTTCGTAGGCCGCACGGCCGGCCTTGCGGGCGTCCGCCGGGCTGGTTTTGGTGGACAGTGCCTTGTCGGTGATCGGGCTCACGATGTCGGCCGGGCGATCCTGCGCAGCAGCGAGGGTGGTGGCAGCCGCCAGGGCGATTGCGGCGGTAACTCGGGTCAGCTTCTTGTGCATGTGTGTTCTCTTTGGCGATGACGATCGAGGTGAATCAGGCGCGGCGGATCCAGGTGGGCGAGATCTGCGTGCCTTGTCCAGCGCCGTAGGCGAAGTAAATGTTGAGACCTGCCACTGGCTCCAGGTAGCGCGCGTTCTTCAGCCCGCCCGCGTCCACGGCGGCAAAGCCGATGCTTTCGATCAGTGCACGCACGGTCTGCTTGGCACGCTCGTCGTCGCCGGCATAGAACACGGGCACGGTCTGGCCGTTTGCGAACGCCGGGCCTTCGGCCAGCACCTGGGCCAGCACGGTGTTGAAAGCCTTGACTACTTGCGCGCCAGGCAGCGCCTTGGCGATTTCTTCGGCGGCGGACGTCTCGAAGCCCAATGTCAGACCCATGTAGTCATTCGTCAGCGGGTTCGTGATGTCCACCACCACGCGACCTTCGAGCGAGCCGAGTGCCTTCAGCGCGGGCACGGCATCGGCAAAGCCGGTGGCGACGATCACGACTTGCGAATCGCCCAGCGCGTCGGCCGGGGCCGCGACCGTGACGCCCGGATGCGCGGAGGCCAGCGCCTGAGCCTTGGCCAGATCGCGCGCGGTCACGCGCACTTTGTGGCCGGCGGCGGTGAGTTGTTTGGCAAAGCCCGCGCCCATGTTGCCGGCGCCGATGAGTGTGATGTTCATGATGAAAGTCCTTCAGTGGTTGGGTGGAGCCGCGGAGATCGAGGTGCCCAGCGGCCTGTCCGCCAGCAAGTTGTGCTGGCATGGGAAGGACTTTATTAATATCGAATGTCGAGATAAATAACTGCGTGCAACATATATTGTTCTGAAAGTCGAAACAATGGACGTTCTTCAAGCCATGAAAACCTTCACTGCGGTTGTCGAGGCCGGCAGCTTCGTCGGTGCGATGGAAGCGACGGCGCTGTCCAAGCCCGCCGTGTCGCGGCATGTCAACGAGCTGGAGGGGCACCTGGGCACGCGGCTGCTGCAGCGCACGACGCGCCGGCTCTCGCTCACCAGCGAGGGACAGCTCTACTACCAGCGTTGCAAGGAGGTCCTGCAAGCCGTCCAGGAAGCGGAGGCCGAAGTGGGGGCGAGCACCGGTCAGGCCCAGGGACGTCTGCGCATCGGCGCGCCGCAGACCTTCGGCGCGTTGCACTTGGCGGCGCTCTGGGGGCGATTCGCGGCAGAGAACCCCCAGGTCACGCTGGACATCGTGCTGTCGGACCGCGTGGTCGACCTGGTCGAGGAGGGCTATGACCTGGTCGTGCGCATCGCGCGGCTGTCCGACTCCAACCTTGTCAGTCGTCCGCTTGCCAGTACGCGCATGGTGCTGTGCGCCTCGCCGACCTACCTCGCGCAGCACGGCAAGCCGGCACAACCGCACGCGCTGGAGAAGCACGATGTGGTGTCGTACACCTACTGGTCATCCGGGGACGTGTGGAGCTTCCAGGGGCCACGAGGCGAGGTCACGGTGCGCACGCACTCGCGCATCCACGCCAACAACGGTGACACCTGCCGCGCAGCGGCACTCGCGCATCAAGGCATCATCCTGCAGCCCGATTTCCTGGTTCACGAGGATCTGCGTAGTGGCGCCCTTGTCGAGCTGATGCCAGAGTTTCGCGCAACTGAGTTGGGCATCTTCGCCGTGTACCCGACGCGAAAGCAACTGCCACTAAAGGTGCGGCGACTCATCGACTTTCTGGTGGACGCGTTGCGGGATCCGCCTTGGGGCCGGGAGCCAAGCTCACACGTGTGATGTGTTGATGGCGGGCTGCGGGGACTGTGCGTCGACGGGCGGTTCTTTTAGCCCATCCGATTTCTGGTTGGTTAATCAAATCTTAAAACCACTAAAAAGTTATTAAAGCCGCTCCCTCAGCATCCGCTCCAGAGGGCGACGACATGGTGTCGATCGCCAGGTATCCCTACTGGAGTCCCCATGCTGAATTGCCTCGTATTCGCTGGCGTCCCGCTCAGGTCTACGCTGGCCCCGAGGGCCCGCGCGGCAAAGGCCACGCTGGTCCTGTCGCTGGCTGGCGCCTTGTTGCTGGGCGGTTGCGCCACCCCCCAGCGCCCCGATCCCCTTGAAGCCATGAACCGCCAGGTCTTCGGCTTCAACGAAACCGTAGACAAGGCTGTGATGGCCCCTGTCGCCCGCGGCTACGAGCGCGTTGTGCCAGAGCCGGTTCGCGGTGGCGTCAGGAACTTCTTCGCCAATCCCCGCGACCTTGGCGCCGGCGTCAACCTGGTGCTGCAAGGTCGGCCGAAAGAAGGCCTGACCGATCTGGCGCGCGTGGCGACGAACACCACGGTGGGATTGCTCGGCGTGTTCGATGTTGCGACACCGCTGGGGCTGCCGCGCCAATCCGCTGATCTGGGCCAGACCCTTGGGCGCTGGGGCGTCGGATCAGGAGCCTACGTTGTCTTGCCCCTGATGGGCCCCTCGACCGTGCGCGACACCGCCAACATTCCGATCGACATGATGCTGACGCCGCAGACCTTCGTTTCCAACAGCGCGCTCGGCGGTGGCTTGACCGTGGCGCAGTTCGCGAGCAAGCGTGCGGATCTTCTGCCGGCAACGCGCCTGCTCGACGACGTCGCGCTCGATCGCTATCTCCTTGTTCGCGATACCTATCTGCAACGCAGACAAAGCCTCGTCCGTGGTGCCTCG
It includes:
- a CDS encoding VOC family protein; protein product: MNTVTFAATFQVTAKTPPRVAHPFDFSKGPHMNFKFHHMNLCTDSLPRLTKFYQTLFDLGTIKDEEHTVVSGQSPSRPYTGKVDFLSDGAIEFHWAERDLDTGFKMKQFVNPMAHGHFCFRTDDIKGFMRRCDELGIRYSDYGTWAIPGWYQVFLQDPDGNVIEVHQPGVFGK
- a CDS encoding SDR family NAD(P)-dependent oxidoreductase, yielding MLLKDKVCIVAGAASTCGIGYATAELFVEHGAKVVIVDVAIDERSGAALEASIRQATRSDAEVLAVRCDIANAADCDQMVSAAIKRFGTVDCLVNSAGIVRAKPLVEISEQEYDLVVDVNLKGAFNLCKSVLNFFLQKQNGVIVNVASAAAQRGGGLVGGAHYAAAKGGVISLTRTIAREYGAQGIRANVICPAMIETTMLDGLSDERLLGIIDGIPLRRTGTTREAAGVCLFLASDLSAYVTGATLDVNGGSHIH
- a CDS encoding TRAP transporter substrate-binding protein; translation: MMQRRTALKTLASAAVATSMPGLAFAQGNKISMKLGISLAQSHPTVVGLQAACAEILKESNGQLAIEVFPNSQLGSDTDMISQVRSGAIEMMATASGVFATLIPSAAVAVTPFVFPDLESAFRAMDGDLGAHIRAGFTKVNLVPLGKAWDHGFRHVTMSTKPVKTVQDLQGVKLRVPATPVLQQTFKALGASPTTIGIGEAYTALQTKVVDGQENGLAIIEAQRFYEVQKYCSLTGHAWECFWIAANPRTWSVVPENLRQIAARAFEAHAVKTRAAMASLNTSLQESLSKRGLVFNNVDPKPFREALQKAGAYKEWKSKFGDETWALLEKYAGKLA
- a CDS encoding TRAP transporter large permease subunit, with product MTHASQAGAMPMLEDGMFPAEGESRPKSGWIIPLEVVAALLIAGIVLLLFGGVVSRYVFSQPIDWIDETVSMAFIWVGMIGAAIAMHRNEHLRLATFVDRLSPRTREFVNAVALVCVAAFLIALIPPAIEHAKQEWVIEMQTLHIPNTFRVGAIAVGALLMLAVVLLHVARTVPKAQLAGAAVMVGGAALAFYLLSPFIAQFKVGSLVLFLVGVVALLLAAGTPIAFCFGIGVMGYLAFGTAVPIGVIVGRMDEGMSNLVLVSVPVFVLLGCILDATGMGKAIIDILAALIGHIKAGMSYVLLGSLFIVSGISGSKVSDMATVAPALFPEMTRRGNKRPEMVALLGTGAAMADTVPPSIVLIVLGSVAGVSIAGLFQSGFVIAMVLLLTLVAVARWKARKEQTDGTKRPAWNKIGRLALIAAPALALPFLIRSAVGEGVATATEVSTIAVIYALIVGHVLYGGLRFGRLYGMLVETAALSGAILMILGTASAMAWGITQSGVVQVMSQFLTTMPGGAFAFMAASIVIFVVLGCLLEGLPAVLLLAPIMFPIAKKLGIHDIQYAMVIVSSMNIGLMLPPVGVGFYVACRIGEGRPEEVMRAIWPYMAALLVGVIVIATVPALSTIAL
- a CDS encoding NAD-dependent epimerase/dehydratase family protein, whose translation is MKVFMTGAAGYIGGSIAARLVADGHVVRGLVRDGAKADLLRTRGVEPVPGSLDDSEVLAREARDADGVVNTANADHLPSLEVMLAALEGSGKPLLHTSGSSVIGDDARGNRPSDTVFDEDTPFVVEPGKRARHALNEAVLAAARRGVRTVVICPTLIYGAGRGLNPHSIQIPFLVEQARAQGVVRVVGHGLNRWSTVHIDDLTDLYALALDKAPAGSFYFAENGEASFAAIGEAIAARLGTTGVEPLPAEEAARLWGPGRAYYTYGSNSRVFARRARRELGWTPRHDSALAWIRNEMPI
- a CDS encoding antibiotic biosynthesis monooxygenase family protein, which codes for MILELADIRVHSGQQAEFEQAARHGLETVLSKADGFRKYEVRRSVETPERFVLLIHWDTLEDHTIGFRASPAYAQWRAIVGPFFAQPPFVEHFEFCASLSA
- the ypfH gene encoding esterase encodes the protein MSIIVQQPEGPASSLVLLTHGVGSVPQSMLGVARWFTNHDRNAMVVSVASPEPSDISNGLQWFSVRNVTEANRQARVDAAMPVFVATVRHWQQASRVNEQRTLIAGFSQGAIMALESTKLAAPPALRIVAIAGRFATLPQQKSAAAIHLLHGSADPVMPAALGQSAQARLLELGVDATLDLAPGVGHEPHPALLANLATRLAPA
- a CDS encoding dioxygenase yields the protein MKFPALFVSHGAPTFAAEPGQAGPLLHAIGKRVLALSGLRAVLVISPHWRTRGLRIGASARPQTVHDFGGFPASLYALHYPVEGAPDVAREVAELLTQSGLSAQLVDEQGLDHGAWVPLMHMLPDASVPVFQLSLPIELRPANALALGRALAPLRERGVLVVGSGSLTHNLYEFHQSETEAPEDYVREFVQWARRAAIEHDVSALVDLRGAPHGRRAHPSDEHYLPLLVAAGTSSAGEPVEVIEGGVTYGVLSMEGYVFGELPGVSAAA
- a CDS encoding isochorismatase family protein — translated: MHKKLTRVTAAIALAAATTLAAAQDRPADIVSPITDKALSTKTSPADARKAGRAAYEKPTPDNSIILFIDHQVGLMASVRDFAQASGYKANVVSLAQMAKALKIPVLLSSSNAQWQNGDLLPELKEIFKDQPIYRRTGIINAYEDPTFRKALENLVAKTGRKHIIISGVTLGTCVALPTLAMINDGYVVHPVVDASGAWSKYEAEAAMQRMSAAGAQLNTVYALGAELQADWKLPSGNDMLPPFINGLPEYGWIVQQFWNNADPAKRPVKDPFGLVK
- a CDS encoding NADPH-dependent F420 reductase codes for the protein MNITLIGAGNMGAGFAKQLTAAGHKVRVTARDLAKAQALASAHPGVTVAAPADALGDSQVVIVATGFADAVPALKALGSLEGRVVVDITNPLTNDYMGLTLGFETSAAEEIAKALPGAQVVKAFNTVLAQVLAEGPAFANGQTVPVFYAGDDERAKQTVRALIESIGFAAVDAGGLKNARYLEPVAGLNIYFAYGAGQGTQISPTWIRRA
- a CDS encoding LysR family transcriptional regulator; the encoded protein is MDVLQAMKTFTAVVEAGSFVGAMEATALSKPAVSRHVNELEGHLGTRLLQRTTRRLSLTSEGQLYYQRCKEVLQAVQEAEAEVGASTGQAQGRLRIGAPQTFGALHLAALWGRFAAENPQVTLDIVLSDRVVDLVEEGYDLVVRIARLSDSNLVSRPLASTRMVLCASPTYLAQHGKPAQPHALEKHDVVSYTYWSSGDVWSFQGPRGEVTVRTHSRIHANNGDTCRAAALAHQGIILQPDFLVHEDLRSGALVELMPEFRATELGIFAVYPTRKQLPLKVRRLIDFLVDALRDPPWGREPSSHV
- a CDS encoding VacJ family lipoprotein: MLNCLVFAGVPLRSTLAPRARAAKATLVLSLAGALLLGGCATPQRPDPLEAMNRQVFGFNETVDKAVMAPVARGYERVVPEPVRGGVRNFFANPRDLGAGVNLVLQGRPKEGLTDLARVATNTTVGLLGVFDVATPLGLPRQSADLGQTLGRWGVGSGAYVVLPLMGPSTVRDTANIPIDMMLTPQTFVSNSALGGGLTVAQFASKRADLLPATRLLDDVALDRYLLVRDTYLQRRQSLVRGASQPGRSSDDSAAAPAANH